One stretch of Shewanella sp. Arc9-LZ DNA includes these proteins:
- the dauA gene encoding C4-dicarboxylic acid transporter DauA → MKYRTHLFSLRIGHALRESLKDAPYNANAFTKDLLAGLTVGIIAIPLAMALAIAIGVAPQYGLYTAIIAGFVIPLTGGSRYSVSGPTAAFVVILYPIVHQYGLSGLLLASLLSGLMLIIMALFRLGRFIQYIPESVTLGFTGGIAVVIAVLQVKDFFGLTISEMPESFVGKVATLVQEIPGFSGPTLLVGLSTLVVFILWPKLKLAVPAHLPAVVVASIVALVLNQLGFHVATIGSTFSFTLADGSIGAGIPSMLPDFEWPWLRAQSGEVPLVLSWQLVSDLLSAAFAIAMLGAIESLLCAVVLDGMSGKKHSANSELLGQGIGNIIAPFFGGITATAAIARSAANYKSGAVSPIAAMIHAVVVLVSLLSLSTVLAYIPMAGMSALLIMVAWNMSEAPKIVHLVKKAPASEVLVLMVCLLLTIFFDMVIAISAGIILASLLFMKQVADMTKVQDISEQKKHVHVELPPRWKVFKINGPLFFAAADSVFGELAHLSGDQDGVVLYFDGVSLLDSGGVSALYKFIAKCKHDNTRVLLADFQFQPLKTLAKAGFKPDGVQCVTYSTLAGALDDVVAGA, encoded by the coding sequence ATGAAATACCGCACACATTTATTTTCTCTTCGTATCGGGCATGCACTCCGAGAGTCTTTAAAAGACGCTCCCTACAATGCCAATGCATTCACTAAAGATTTATTAGCCGGCTTAACCGTTGGCATTATTGCTATTCCATTAGCAATGGCGCTTGCGATTGCCATAGGGGTCGCGCCGCAATACGGGTTATATACTGCCATTATTGCTGGGTTTGTTATTCCGCTCACCGGTGGCTCGCGTTACAGCGTGTCTGGCCCTACCGCCGCGTTTGTGGTGATCCTTTATCCCATAGTGCATCAATATGGTTTGTCAGGGTTATTGCTTGCCAGCCTGTTATCCGGACTAATGTTGATTATCATGGCGTTGTTTCGCTTAGGCCGTTTTATTCAATATATTCCCGAGTCGGTCACGTTGGGTTTTACCGGTGGTATTGCTGTTGTTATCGCAGTATTACAAGTGAAGGATTTTTTTGGTCTAACTATTAGCGAAATGCCAGAAAGTTTTGTCGGTAAGGTGGCTACCTTGGTTCAAGAAATACCAGGGTTTTCTGGGCCAACATTGCTGGTGGGATTAAGCACCTTAGTAGTGTTTATTCTGTGGCCTAAACTCAAGTTGGCGGTACCCGCACATCTTCCTGCCGTGGTTGTTGCGAGCATTGTGGCGCTGGTACTAAATCAACTCGGTTTTCATGTGGCGACAATTGGTTCTACGTTCAGCTTTACCTTAGCCGACGGCTCAATCGGGGCGGGCATTCCCTCTATGCTGCCTGACTTTGAATGGCCTTGGCTTCGCGCGCAATCCGGTGAAGTGCCATTGGTACTAAGCTGGCAATTGGTGAGTGATTTATTGTCTGCGGCCTTTGCGATTGCCATGTTAGGCGCCATTGAATCGCTACTGTGTGCAGTGGTGCTAGACGGCATGTCAGGTAAAAAACACAGCGCCAATAGCGAATTACTTGGCCAAGGTATCGGTAATATTATCGCGCCATTTTTTGGCGGTATTACCGCGACCGCTGCAATCGCACGTTCGGCGGCTAACTATAAGTCGGGTGCGGTAAGCCCAATCGCGGCCATGATCCATGCGGTGGTGGTATTAGTGTCTTTATTATCGCTCAGTACTGTTTTAGCTTATATCCCCATGGCGGGCATGTCGGCGCTGCTTATCATGGTGGCATGGAACATGAGCGAAGCTCCCAAGATTGTCCATCTGGTTAAAAAAGCCCCTGCCAGCGAAGTGTTAGTGTTGATGGTGTGTTTGTTACTGACTATATTCTTCGATATGGTCATTGCGATCAGTGCTGGGATCATTTTGGCGTCGTTATTATTCATGAAACAAGTGGCCGACATGACCAAGGTGCAAGACATTAGCGAGCAGAAAAAGCACGTGCATGTTGAGTTACCGCCGCGTTGGAAAGTGTTTAAAATCAATGGACCATTATTTTTTGCTGCCGCCGACAGTGTCTTTGGCGAGTTGGCGCATTTGAGTGGCGACCAAGATGGGGTGGTGTTGTATTTTGATGGGGTATCGCTTTTAGATTCTGGTGGTGTCTCGGCGCTGTATAAGTTTATTGCTAAATGTAAGCATGATAATACTCGGGTATTGTTGGCCGATTTTCAATTTCAGCCACTTAAAACCTTAGCCAAAGCAGGCTTTAAGCCTGACGGCGTGCAGTGCGTGACGTATTCAACCTTGGCAGGTGCGCTAGACGATGTGGTGGCTGGAGCTTAA
- a CDS encoding haloalkane dehalogenase has product MEFLRTDDSYFVNLPGYQFTPNYLLVDDSEGGQLRIHYLDEGDKDAAPILLLHGEPSWSFLYRKMIPILVAAGHRVIVPDLIGFGRSDKPSQRSDYTYQRHVDWIKSFVLQLELTNITLVCQDWGGLIGLRMAAEDIPRYTGIVAANTMLPTGDEETNDAFMQWFNYSQEVVHFPTGQMINGASVSNLSDEVIAAYDAPFPDETYKAGAREFPLLVPITPDDPATLKNRAAWKVLSQWEKPFLTAFSDSDPITAGGDKMMQQIIPGAKGQKHTTIINAGHYLQEEQGEVLAEVVVKFIADNR; this is encoded by the coding sequence ATGGAATTTTTACGAACTGATGATAGTTACTTTGTTAATTTACCAGGCTATCAGTTTACACCTAATTACCTATTAGTGGACGATAGTGAAGGAGGCCAGTTACGGATTCATTATCTTGATGAAGGAGACAAAGATGCTGCGCCAATATTATTACTACATGGAGAACCTTCATGGAGTTTTTTATATCGTAAAATGATCCCGATCCTTGTTGCAGCAGGTCATCGAGTTATTGTCCCAGATCTTATTGGATTTGGCCGTTCAGATAAACCAAGTCAACGTTCTGATTATACCTATCAACGTCATGTAGATTGGATAAAATCATTCGTTTTACAACTTGAATTAACCAACATTACTTTGGTATGCCAAGACTGGGGCGGCTTAATCGGGCTGCGTATGGCAGCTGAAGATATTCCGCGCTATACCGGTATTGTTGCAGCAAACACCATGTTACCCACAGGTGATGAAGAAACTAATGATGCATTTATGCAATGGTTTAATTACTCGCAAGAAGTAGTACATTTCCCTACAGGACAGATGATAAATGGTGCATCTGTTTCAAATTTATCAGATGAAGTTATTGCTGCATATGACGCGCCATTCCCTGATGAAACATACAAAGCTGGTGCTCGTGAATTTCCCTTGTTAGTGCCTATTACGCCTGATGATCCAGCAACACTGAAAAACCGTGCAGCATGGAAAGTATTATCTCAATGGGAAAAACCTTTTTTGACAGCGTTTAGCGACTCAGATCCTATCACTGCTGGCGGAGATAAAATGATGCAACAAATAATACCGGGTGCAAAAGGGCAAAAACATACAACGATTATCAATGCTGGTCATTACTTACAAGAAGAGCAAGGTGAGGTGCTAGCCGAGGTTGTGGTTAAGTTTATTGCTGATAATCGTTAA
- a CDS encoding molecular chaperone, whose translation MNDMNIEKLQDLQAIANVLHSVLTIYPESDVINTFKDQDIVENWPNLLATDSDHKGLTYLKAYLAQWSGNEAELIKLKLDYGMLFYGPGTPLAAPWGSAYTSSSQLLNDFSTVTLKQFYATNDINIDMRTNEPLDHIGLILAVLSFLLTKAMAEPQNPYFQKAINELLEQHLLPWAYRCLELAYSYAETDYYRAFAILAKEYLLYLEQIFDLHPKRIAIYR comes from the coding sequence ATGAACGATATGAACATTGAAAAGCTGCAAGACTTACAAGCCATTGCCAATGTATTGCATTCAGTGCTGACTATTTATCCAGAGTCGGATGTGATCAATACCTTTAAAGATCAAGATATTGTTGAAAATTGGCCTAACTTGTTAGCAACCGATAGCGATCATAAAGGATTAACATACCTAAAAGCTTATCTTGCTCAATGGAGCGGTAATGAGGCTGAGTTGATTAAGCTCAAGCTCGACTACGGCATGCTATTTTACGGTCCAGGTACACCTTTAGCCGCACCGTGGGGGTCTGCTTATACCAGTTCTTCACAGTTACTTAATGATTTTAGTACCGTTACGTTAAAACAGTTTTATGCTACTAACGACATCAATATCGACATGAGAACCAACGAGCCTCTCGATCATATTGGGTTAATATTAGCGGTACTGTCATTTTTATTGACCAAAGCGATGGCAGAACCTCAAAATCCGTACTTTCAAAAAGCGATCAATGAATTACTCGAACAACATTTACTGCCTTGGGCTTATCGATGTTTAGAGCTAGCCTATTCCTATGCTGAAACAGATTATTACAGAGCGTTTGCTATTTTAGCCAAAGAATATCTTTTGTACCTGGAACAAATATTTGATCTTCACCCCAAACGAATCGCAATTTATCGATAG
- a CDS encoding DMSO/selenate family reductase complex B subunit — translation MTQETQLGFYFDSSKCTGCKTCHIACKDRMVGKTRSKDDVTNQGVSAMPGMLWRRVYEYGGGSWDQNGDESYNQNVFAYYASVGCNHCNEPVCVKACPTGAMHKRKEDGLVLVQESLCIGCESCSRACPYDAPQIDIERKVMTKCDGCFDRLAEGKKPICVESCPLRALDFDTMENLRAKYGNGDGHFAPLPSESITSPNLIVKASKKAQPVGASTGRILNVREV, via the coding sequence ATGACACAAGAAACTCAATTAGGATTTTATTTCGATAGCAGTAAATGCACTGGCTGTAAAACTTGCCATATAGCCTGTAAAGATCGAATGGTTGGCAAAACGCGCAGTAAAGATGATGTGACTAATCAAGGCGTATCAGCAATGCCTGGTATGTTATGGCGCCGGGTTTATGAATACGGTGGTGGTTCATGGGATCAAAATGGCGATGAAAGTTATAATCAAAATGTATTTGCTTATTATGCCTCTGTTGGTTGTAACCATTGTAACGAACCTGTGTGTGTAAAAGCTTGTCCGACTGGTGCTATGCATAAAAGAAAAGAAGACGGACTGGTACTGGTTCAAGAGTCGTTATGTATTGGCTGTGAAAGCTGCTCACGAGCTTGCCCATACGATGCGCCGCAGATTGATATTGAACGTAAAGTCATGACTAAATGTGATGGTTGTTTCGATAGACTAGCAGAAGGTAAAAAACCGATTTGTGTTGAGTCATGCCCTTTACGAGCACTGGACTTTGATACGATGGAAAACCTACGAGCTAAATACGGTAATGGCGATGGTCACTTTGCGCCACTACCTTCTGAATCGATTACCTCGCCTAACCTAATTGTTAAGGCATCAAAGAAGGCCCAACCTGTAGGTGCAAGTACGGGGCGGATCTTAAACGTTCGAGAAGTATAA
- a CDS encoding DMSO/selenate family reductase complex A subunit: protein MERRNFLKMSAAIGAAATITGCEDSAKEINVVPPEVPESSLEQLNWSACLVNCGSNCPIKVFSKDGVITRIETDHETTDEYGVNHQARACPRGRSLRQRTYATDRLRSPMKRVGKRGEAKFVPISWEQAYSEIGTKLQAIKDNYGPESIYMHYGTGAYYGFSSNTATWGRLLNLNGGFLDHHWDYSWAGVYPACMATYGDQWDSIGGSSLSEIVNSDLFIGFGFNPNETRMSGSGEGYDFVKSLEHNNKSIKVWMIEPRYTDSMRGNEDEWLAIRPGTDAALIEAVIYQMISSGWVDQHAKPFLDKYAVGYDEASLVNTKASVMLNADPFIASHAEFIDPAQNYHDYIMGQGIFELEGAKTPAWAAVVCGVPANKIEQLATAIMAAEAPYISAGAGISRHANGDQATRAVYTLAIMTGKIGRAGVNSGAMPTSYSFGVAGMPTGSNPVDVTIPVYTWSDAVVRGEDFSGTSDGVRFTASGSQELFDNNPAKLGTNIKAIINCAGNALINQHSDSNGTAQILEDDSMCELIIVSDCWMTSSAKFADYLLPDSTWLESVDYANDSYASGQMAYATFMSTSLKPLGESQSMYEICAGIANAMGNGAEYTEGLNGQQWCEKLYQQTKAMNTDVDMPDTYEEAQKVGVFRKYMSASVVAFESYIQDPVANPRPTISGKFEIFSISLARKAATWSLPTGDQITPLPQYVVTWDGYQDQDTIDAGYPLQLCGYHTKGRTHSSYHNVPWLREAVEDAVWMNPKDASSRGLADGDMVHVYNGRGTIELPVKLTPRVTPGVCSLGQGAWYKPDASGKVGPSGHVVDIGGCINTLTKYHPSPVSKGNPQHTNRVQVVKA, encoded by the coding sequence ATGGAACGTAGAAATTTCTTAAAAATGAGTGCAGCAATTGGCGCTGCAGCAACTATCACTGGGTGTGAAGATAGTGCGAAAGAAATCAATGTAGTACCACCAGAAGTACCAGAGAGTTCGCTTGAACAGCTTAACTGGTCTGCGTGCTTAGTAAACTGTGGTTCAAATTGTCCTATTAAAGTATTCAGTAAAGACGGTGTTATCACCAGAATTGAAACAGACCATGAAACAACTGATGAATATGGTGTAAACCATCAAGCTCGAGCCTGTCCTCGTGGACGTTCACTCCGTCAAAGAACCTATGCAACTGACCGACTACGTTCACCCATGAAACGCGTGGGTAAACGTGGTGAGGCAAAATTTGTCCCTATCAGTTGGGAGCAGGCTTATTCAGAGATAGGCACCAAATTACAAGCCATTAAAGATAACTACGGCCCTGAATCAATTTACATGCATTACGGTACAGGCGCTTACTATGGCTTCTCATCGAATACGGCAACTTGGGGGCGCTTGCTAAATTTAAATGGCGGTTTTTTAGACCACCATTGGGATTATTCATGGGCCGGTGTGTACCCAGCATGTATGGCCACTTATGGCGACCAGTGGGATAGCATTGGTGGTAGTTCGTTAAGCGAAATCGTTAACTCTGATTTATTTATTGGATTTGGTTTTAATCCAAATGAAACTCGCATGAGTGGTAGCGGCGAAGGCTATGATTTTGTTAAGTCTCTAGAGCATAATAACAAAAGTATCAAAGTCTGGATGATTGAACCTAGATACACAGATTCAATGCGTGGTAATGAAGATGAGTGGCTTGCAATTCGCCCAGGTACTGATGCTGCGTTAATTGAAGCTGTTATTTATCAGATGATAAGCAGTGGTTGGGTTGATCAACATGCCAAACCATTTTTAGATAAATATGCTGTGGGTTATGACGAAGCATCGTTAGTGAACACTAAAGCGTCTGTTATGCTAAATGCTGATCCTTTCATTGCTTCACACGCTGAATTTATCGACCCAGCACAAAACTACCATGATTATATTATGGGCCAAGGCATATTTGAGCTTGAAGGTGCAAAAACGCCAGCTTGGGCTGCCGTAGTCTGTGGAGTTCCAGCGAATAAAATTGAACAACTAGCCACCGCTATTATGGCCGCTGAAGCGCCCTATATTTCTGCAGGTGCGGGTATTAGCCGTCATGCAAACGGCGACCAAGCTACCAGAGCCGTTTATACCCTAGCCATTATGACCGGTAAAATTGGCCGCGCTGGTGTCAATAGTGGCGCAATGCCAACAAGTTATAGTTTCGGTGTTGCAGGTATGCCAACAGGCAGTAACCCTGTAGATGTGACCATTCCTGTTTATACATGGTCAGATGCCGTTGTACGTGGTGAAGACTTTAGCGGAACATCTGATGGCGTTCGCTTTACCGCAAGTGGTAGCCAAGAACTATTCGACAATAACCCAGCAAAATTAGGTACCAACATTAAAGCGATTATCAACTGTGCTGGTAATGCTTTAATCAATCAACATTCAGACAGTAACGGTACAGCCCAAATCCTCGAAGATGACAGCATGTGTGAACTGATTATTGTCAGTGATTGTTGGATGACATCTTCTGCTAAGTTTGCCGATTACCTACTGCCAGATAGTACATGGTTAGAATCAGTCGATTATGCCAACGATTCATATGCATCTGGTCAAATGGCCTATGCAACCTTTATGAGTACCTCATTAAAACCGCTAGGCGAATCACAATCTATGTATGAGATTTGTGCTGGTATTGCAAATGCGATGGGTAATGGCGCTGAATACACTGAAGGGCTTAACGGCCAACAATGGTGTGAAAAGCTTTATCAACAAACTAAGGCGATGAATACCGATGTTGATATGCCAGATACTTATGAAGAAGCTCAGAAAGTCGGGGTTTTCCGTAAATACATGTCTGCCTCTGTGGTTGCATTTGAGTCATATATTCAAGATCCAGTTGCGAATCCTAGACCGACAATTTCTGGGAAATTTGAGATTTTTTCAATATCTCTTGCACGTAAAGCGGCCACTTGGTCATTACCTACTGGAGACCAAATTACTCCTCTACCTCAATATGTGGTGACGTGGGACGGCTATCAAGATCAAGATACTATTGATGCTGGCTACCCATTACAGTTATGTGGTTACCATACCAAAGGTCGAACTCACTCAAGCTATCACAATGTGCCATGGCTTAGAGAAGCGGTAGAAGATGCAGTATGGATGAATCCGAAGGATGCCTCTTCTCGCGGTTTAGCTGATGGCGATATGGTTCATGTTTACAACGGTAGAGGAACAATTGAACTGCCTGTTAAACTCACTCCTCGGGTGACTCCTGGGGTCTGTTCTTTAGGGCAAGGTGCTTGGTATAAACCAGATGCGAGTGGAAAAGTAGGTCCATCTGGCCATGTTGTGGATATTGGCGGCTGTATTAATACACTGACAAAATATCATCCTTCCCCTGTATCAAAGGGAAATCCACAGCACACCAATCGTGTTCAGGTAGTCAAGGCTTGA
- a CDS encoding MtrB/PioB family decaheme-associated outer membrane protein: protein MSFKLNLITISMIAMSSPVMAANFAVGNANMDSVNTKNYECNRCISSAGYQGEVTLAAGYNDINDIHAANALGTDNNGGIAAVSGNIKYQGESGYEAKIQAYQLGMDNGFAHLSGGQAGLYEFNLDIDSIKTYQAGDVQSSLWHNNGMLTPSDSLNEFDLNQQREKVGLGFEFDQDFYGVFVKYSQEDKTGYKSSSLVSPSPINFGLPTDSTTQQLDAGIHLSGDNWLTELSYFGSYYENNIDNLSLPYVNDVYSATPDNQAHQVSLSGQYQLHRTVMNGRIVAGRMIQDEDLIQMAGNPLQNWDGQIDTLDGRFALTSMITNRLRLGGSIDYTKRDNQSSTAEFAQYNFNSLTGAFRQNTPRDLERNTYKVNASYRIASGYRLQAGYDRKDVDRTFSDREQTNDDNLWMKFNVRALDNVNVNLKVEHANRSGSEYEASDLTSSENNSLLRKYYLADRDRNALEFKIVHNPTDWMNLGITTRYAKDEYDDTKIGLTESEDYGYDVNVNIQFNQYIDGYLFGSQQWINSNQAGSQSFSSSDWQDDIEDEFINIGTGLSYSGLMQDRLIVGIDYLFSNSISDTLVHSYVGSTDTRSTYGDYYSYSHSASMYADYALSEQMALKLTYRYERYFDTDAANVGVNDIAGMITLGDINHNYNAHQVMLSFSYKLH from the coding sequence ATGTCATTTAAATTGAATCTGATCACCATATCCATGATAGCCATGTCATCACCTGTTATGGCTGCTAATTTTGCAGTTGGTAACGCAAACATGGATTCGGTGAATACAAAAAATTATGAGTGTAATCGTTGTATAAGTTCTGCGGGGTACCAAGGTGAGGTAACGCTTGCTGCGGGTTATAACGACATTAATGATATTCATGCGGCTAATGCCTTAGGTACTGACAATAACGGCGGTATTGCGGCAGTGAGTGGAAATATCAAATACCAAGGTGAGTCAGGCTATGAAGCGAAGATTCAAGCTTATCAGTTAGGTATGGATAATGGTTTTGCTCATCTATCTGGCGGTCAAGCTGGCTTGTATGAATTTAACTTAGATATTGATTCTATCAAAACCTATCAAGCTGGCGATGTTCAAAGTTCGCTTTGGCACAACAACGGTATGTTGACGCCTAGTGACAGTCTTAATGAATTTGACCTAAATCAACAACGTGAAAAAGTCGGTTTAGGGTTTGAATTTGATCAAGATTTCTATGGTGTATTTGTTAAATATAGCCAAGAAGATAAAACGGGTTACAAGTCTAGTAGTCTCGTATCACCCAGCCCAATAAATTTTGGTTTACCGACAGATTCTACCACTCAACAATTGGATGCTGGCATCCACTTGTCGGGTGATAACTGGTTAACTGAACTGAGCTACTTTGGCAGCTATTATGAAAACAACATCGACAATCTAAGCCTTCCATACGTTAATGACGTGTATTCGGCGACACCAGATAATCAAGCTCATCAAGTATCGTTATCAGGTCAATATCAGCTCCACCGCACTGTGATGAATGGACGTATTGTCGCAGGACGTATGATCCAAGATGAAGATCTTATCCAAATGGCGGGTAATCCACTGCAAAATTGGGATGGTCAAATCGATACGCTAGATGGTCGTTTCGCTCTGACCTCAATGATAACTAATCGATTACGTTTAGGTGGCAGTATTGATTACACCAAGCGAGATAATCAAAGCTCTACCGCCGAGTTTGCTCAATATAACTTTAATAGTTTAACCGGCGCTTTTAGACAAAATACCCCTCGTGATTTGGAACGTAATACTTATAAAGTCAACGCAAGCTATCGCATCGCCAGCGGTTATCGCTTGCAAGCTGGTTATGATCGCAAAGACGTTGATCGTACTTTTAGTGACAGAGAACAAACCAATGACGATAACTTATGGATGAAGTTCAATGTTCGCGCACTAGATAACGTTAACGTTAATCTTAAAGTTGAGCATGCCAATCGCAGTGGATCTGAGTATGAAGCAAGCGACCTAACCTCATCTGAAAACAACAGCTTATTGCGTAAATACTACTTAGCAGATCGTGACCGCAATGCACTCGAATTCAAGATTGTGCATAACCCAACTGATTGGATGAATCTGGGTATCACAACTCGTTATGCCAAAGACGAATATGACGATACTAAAATTGGATTAACTGAATCAGAAGATTACGGATATGACGTTAATGTAAATATTCAATTTAATCAGTATATAGATGGTTATTTGTTTGGGAGTCAGCAATGGATTAACTCTAATCAAGCAGGCAGTCAAAGCTTTAGTTCATCTGATTGGCAAGACGATATTGAAGATGAATTTATCAATATAGGTACGGGTTTAAGCTACAGCGGTTTAATGCAAGACCGTCTGATAGTAGGGATCGATTATCTATTCAGTAATTCCATTAGTGACACCCTAGTTCACAGCTACGTTGGCTCTACAGATACGCGTAGCACTTACGGCGATTATTATTCATATAGTCACAGTGCCAGCATGTATGCAGATTATGCCCTAAGTGAGCAAATGGCACTTAAATTAACTTACCGCTATGAACGCTATTTCGATACTGATGCAGCTAACGTAGGGGTCAATGATATTGCAGGGATGATTACCTTGGGTGATATCAATCATAACTACAACGCACACCAAGTGATGTTGTCATTTAGCTATAAATTGCATTAA
- a CDS encoding DmsE family decaheme c-type cytochrome, with the protein MQSAHALPWDDLTAEKLETTLQQKFDEGKYSPKGADSCLMCHKKNEQVMDLFKGTHGKVISEASPMAGLQCEACHGPQGNHNRGGKEPMIAFGKNSKLSAPTQNTVCQGCHNDPKQMAWHTSTHNLEEIACSDCHTIHTAKDPALDKLTVNNTCTSCHTQQKADMNKRSSHPMKWDQMTCIDCHSPHGSMSESALNKPTVNDTCYSCHAEKRGPFLWEHAPVTENCITCHNPHGSVNDNMLESRAPQLCQQCHANDGHASRVVPEPGIDSFGGGKSCLNCHSKIHGSNHPAGSLLQR; encoded by the coding sequence ATGCAAAGTGCTCATGCATTACCGTGGGACGATTTAACAGCAGAAAAATTAGAAACTACGCTGCAACAAAAGTTTGATGAAGGAAAGTATTCTCCTAAAGGGGCCGACTCTTGCCTTATGTGTCATAAAAAAAATGAACAGGTGATGGACTTATTTAAAGGCACTCACGGAAAGGTCATTTCAGAGGCATCTCCAATGGCGGGCTTACAGTGTGAGGCATGCCATGGTCCACAAGGTAATCATAATCGCGGTGGTAAAGAACCGATGATAGCCTTTGGTAAAAACAGCAAACTATCTGCTCCAACCCAAAATACTGTTTGCCAAGGTTGTCATAATGACCCTAAACAAATGGCGTGGCATACCAGTACTCATAACTTAGAAGAAATTGCTTGTAGTGATTGCCATACCATTCATACCGCGAAAGACCCCGCACTAGATAAATTGACCGTAAATAACACATGTACCTCATGCCATACCCAACAAAAAGCGGATATGAACAAGCGCTCATCGCATCCAATGAAGTGGGACCAAATGACCTGTATTGATTGTCATTCCCCTCACGGCTCAATGAGCGAAAGCGCACTCAATAAACCAACGGTAAATGACACTTGTTATAGCTGTCATGCCGAGAAACGCGGGCCTTTCTTATGGGAGCATGCGCCAGTAACAGAAAATTGTATTACTTGTCATAACCCTCATGGCAGTGTCAATGACAATATGCTTGAAAGCCGAGCACCACAATTATGTCAGCAATGTCATGCCAATGACGGTCATGCTAGCCGTGTTGTCCCAGAACCTGGTATTGATTCATTTGGTGGCGGCAAAAGTTGTTTGAATTGTCATAGCAAAATTCATGGTTCTAATCATCCTGCTGGCAGTTTGCTACAACGTTAA
- a CDS encoding Crp/Fnr family transcriptional regulator has protein sequence MALVMSLSSEMKGKSTIFFPDIVKPDIMSFIKKNGEIKTLSKGELIPKSILLNNFIYLNTGLLFYIKRTNNYTKPKFVNVIIPNRLTDYHLLLENNCTCCKSIKVARDSEIIIVDKSLIKNLIKNDIELFTRFMFDANYFTERQTALAIFLLTSSPEDKLIKFLFDIIVALKTPFISMWLTIDIKLTREEIADILHISVIKLDLMLGSLKKKGMLTKEKGIFSVNTALFTELSPCPLGREDAQGCKSNNMLKFKEKNMIEINNK, from the coding sequence ATGGCTCTAGTTATGTCCTTAAGTTCTGAAATGAAAGGAAAATCTACTATATTCTTTCCAGATATAGTTAAACCTGACATCATGAGTTTCATTAAAAAAAATGGTGAGATAAAAACCTTAAGCAAAGGTGAACTAATACCTAAAAGCATTCTTCTTAATAATTTTATTTATTTAAATACTGGATTATTATTTTATATAAAAAGAACCAATAACTATACTAAGCCTAAATTTGTTAATGTCATCATACCCAACAGACTGACTGATTATCATTTACTATTAGAGAATAATTGTACTTGTTGTAAAAGTATTAAAGTCGCTCGCGACAGTGAGATAATTATTGTCGATAAATCTTTGATTAAAAACTTAATAAAGAATGATATTGAGCTTTTTACACGTTTTATGTTTGATGCCAACTATTTTACAGAAAGACAAACCGCATTGGCTATTTTCTTATTAACATCGTCACCGGAAGATAAACTGATTAAGTTTCTATTTGATATTATCGTTGCTTTAAAGACACCATTTATATCAATGTGGCTTACCATTGATATAAAGCTAACTCGAGAAGAAATTGCTGATATATTACATATTAGCGTCATAAAGTTAGACTTAATGCTGGGAAGCTTAAAGAAAAAAGGCATGCTAACCAAAGAGAAAGGCATATTTAGTGTTAATACAGCATTATTTACTGAACTCTCGCCCTGCCCTTTAGGTAGGGAAGATGCACAAGGATGTAAATCGAATAACATGTTAAAATTTAAAGAAAAAAATATGATTGAAATCAATAACAAGTGA